The nucleotide window TGCATCTGAtctgtaaaatataattatataagtaatgtaaaattttggaaaattcaaaagtgcatgcctcataacgctcattcattttttaaccaaaaaataaattttgttattgatttttacaagaaaaaaaaaataattaagtaatttttcaaatacatgtaatgattgaaaaaaattttttttttcaaaaatcaatagCCAAtccttgtagagaatttattcaagttttaaaaatcaacCTTAAATTTTCTGTGCGATCATTCGTTGCTGAGATATTGTCAATGAAAGACAAAATGATCTTTTTCCATTCAAACACCGATATCTCAGCGAGAAATGCATGTATCGAGATTTTGAAAATACCAAATTGAAGCTGAATAAACAAGTTATCCGGTCCATACAAggttaagtcaaaaaaaaattttctcccctccgggcggaaagcgtcaattttccgcccgctgcgctaaatgaaaatgccgctttccgcctccgtcgaggagaaaaatacactgatagaaaaataatcttgattcaagaaactttttttcttcaaaacttgaactcttgaaactagatatagatatatttctttcaagaatttttgtctcttggttcaagataggcgataacattgattcaagatgttaccgacttgtgttaagaatggctttttttttgagtcatccattaatttacttatttccaagaattaatttttatttggtataacaattaaagactatttagtttttgaaatatacttagatgaattattttaagttttttaaacgacaatgttattttgattgaaaaacttaaatgtatcgattgaacataatatagctcttaagccaagaaaatctaaatcaagacaagaaattcttaaagcaaaataatcatttgtcttccaaaataaattcttagatcaacaaaatatctcttgagtcaacataaattttttatcagtgtagtatacacaccacgggcagtaaataagaaagcctcagatcacatgtttattgacctcggacaaaaattacatgtgatctgagacatttcttattttactgccctagatgtgtaatatactatttccaagtccgtaaattaaaaaagagaaccataaaaatttcgataatttttttttcggtggttTTCTTAAGATTAatcgacaaaaaattttaataaaaaattttcaagctcAAATCCAAAAACTAGACACTTAGAGCTACAATTTGCCTTTGTTTATTTGCTGTAAGACCATTTTACTACAAGTTACAGCCTGTTGAAAATCCcccaaaaatttggatttttttcttgctcccttgatttttttaagaagtatacatatatatatatatatacatatacatatatataatgctTACCCTTTTTCATATCGTCTTGCCGCTGATCACCTCCACCTCCTCTTCCACGTCCACCTCTTCCTCCACGGCCACCTTCTCCTCCATAGCCACCTCCTCCTCCTCTTCCACGTCCACCTCTTCCTCCACGGCCACCTTCTCCTCCATAGCCACCTTCTCCTCCTCCTCTACGGCCGCCTCCTGCTCCATGGCCATCTTCTCCTTCACCGCCACCTTCTTGTTCACGACCACTTTCTCCTTCACCCTCTCTTCCACGTCCATCTTCTCCTTCACCGCCACCTTCTTGTTCACGACCACCTTCTCCTTCACCCTCTCTTCCACGTCCATCTTCTCTTTCATGGCCACCTTCTCCTTCACGGCCACTTTCTCCTTCACGGCAACTTTCTCCTTCACGGCCACTTTCTCCTTCACGGCCACCTCCTcttcctcctcctcctccacGGCCACCCCCTCCTCCCCCACGGCCACCTCCACCTCCTCTTCCTCCACGACTATCTCCTCCTCTTCCACGACCACCTCCTCTTCCACAGCCACCTCCTCTTCCACGGCCACTTCCTCGTCCTCGCCCACCTCTTTCACCACCTTCTTCTCTTCCTCCTGGTCCAACTCTTCTGCCATCGCTTCCCTCATCTACTTTTTCATCATCgtcaatctaaaaaaaaaaataaattaataaattatactgCATAATTCTTTACAAGGCTTGTGCAAGACTGCTCTTAAGTTCGACAGTTGTTAGTGTCACGAACGGAGTGAGTGATGGGCGCAAGGAATATGAAATAGAAATCTCAAATATCCGAACGTTATCACTTTGTCCGTTCGggagctaaattaaaaattgcgttGGAGAGTGGAGCGGTACACAAGCTCGAACGTTATCTCTAAGTGTTA belongs to Cotesia glomerata isolate CgM1 unplaced genomic scaffold, MPM_Cglom_v2.3 scaffold_1444, whole genome shotgun sequence and includes:
- the LOC123273842 gene encoding glycine-rich cell wall structural protein-like, with amino-acid sequence IDDDEKVDEGSDGRRVGPGGREEGGERGGRGRGSGRGRGGGCGRGGGRGRGGDSRGGRGGGGGRGGGGGGRGGGGGRGGGREGESGREGESCREGESGREGEGGHEREDGRGREGEGEGGREQEGGGEGEDGRGREGEGESGREQEGGGEGEDGHGAGGGRRGGGEGGYGGEGGRGGRGGRGRGGGGGYGGEGGRGGRGGRGRGGGGDQRQDDMKKDQMQCKRGSNGGQKRKMRNETYKVVHRYLKKFKNNNENDDDK